From the genome of Capricornis sumatraensis isolate serow.1 chromosome 17, serow.2, whole genome shotgun sequence, one region includes:
- the PEBP1 gene encoding phosphatidylethanolamine-binding protein 1: MPVDLSKWSGPLSLQEVDERPQHPLQVKYGGAEVDELGKVLTPTQVKNRPTSITWDGLDPGKLYTLVLTDPDAPSRKDPKYREWHHFLVVNMKGNNISSGTVLSDYVGSGPPKGTGLHRYVWLVYEQEGPLKCDEPILSNRSGDHRGKFKVASFRKKYELGSPVAGTCYQAEWDDYVPKLYEQLSGK; this comes from the exons ATGCCGGTGGACCTGAGCAAGTGGTCCGGGCCTCTGAGCCTGCAGGAAGTGGATGAGCGGCCGCAGCACCCGCTGCAGGTCAAATACGGCGGGGCGGAGGTCGACGAACTGGGCAAAGTGCTGACACCCACCCAG GTTAAGAACCGGCCCACCAGCATTACATGGGATGGCCTTGATCCAGGTAAATTGTACACCTTGGTCTTGACAGATCCGGATGCTCCCAGCAGGAAGGACCCCAAATACAG GGAATGGCACCATTTCCTGGTGGTCAACATGAAGGGCAACAACATCAGCAGTGGCACGGTTCTCTCCGATTATGTGGGCTCTGGGCCTCCCAAGGGCACAG GCCTGCACCGCTACGTCTGGCTGGTTTACGAGCAGGAAGGACCACTGAAGTGTGACGAGCCCATTCTCAGCAACCGATCTGGAGACCACCGTGGCAAATTCAAGGTGGCCTCTTTCCGCAAAAAGTATGAGCTTGGGTCCCCAGTGGCCGGCACGTGTTACCAGGCCGAATGGGATGATTACGTGCCCAAGCTCTACGAGCAGCTGTCTGGGAAGTAG